A window of the Cicer arietinum cultivar CDC Frontier isolate Library 1 chromosome 6, Cicar.CDCFrontier_v2.0, whole genome shotgun sequence genome harbors these coding sequences:
- the LOC101488736 gene encoding uncharacterized protein isoform X1, whose amino-acid sequence MALLLRLKTTRPKTTNTLTNPPSLHHLFSTSNTGGDGGDKPPSDSIPSFSFSDSFRDLKSSLKQKPTSKPVSSLLSSSNPQEHSLSGEIMKNIQGFRNRTAVPIPENQKKPISFQEIYSKIQNRPGESAGNTSSKPSKSPGGGIGEGNFDAIRGSLSQLKGTIANPSLPKWRPSPSSKVIGGTNPLPESVFGKEARERISRELGGSANLLNLPVRSYMHNELGEKLKKLRPQVKGKEWFSIAELNERLMKVREMDEIEAKSKSDLGSVLNSCLSSSLAYIQNQEEDNSKKASMQRIDMLSLMGGTPTYLTKPPKEHLVEKYFHPDNMSSAEKLKIELTKVRDEFKMSESDCGSARVQVAQLTTKIKHLSSVLHKKDVHSRKGLIAMVQKRKKLLKYLRRTDWDSYCFVISKLGLRDNPEHTYKSRTGKSGEVAN is encoded by the exons ATGGCGCTTCTTCTCCGCCTGAAAACAACAAGACCAAAAACCACCAACACTCTCACTAATCCACCTTCTCTCCACCACCTCTTCTCCACCTCCAACACCGGCGGCGACGGCGGCGATAAACCTCCTTCCGATTCCATCCCgtccttttccttttctgaCTCTTTTAGAGATCTCAAAAGCTCCCTCAAACAAAAACCAACCTCGAAACCAGTCTCTTCTCTGTTATCTTCTTCAAATCCTCAAGAGCATTCTTTGAGCGGTGAAATCATGAAGAACATCCAGGGTTTCCGTAACCGAACAGCTGTTCCAATTCCCGAGAATCAGAAGAAGCCAATCTCGTTTCAGGAGATTTACAGCAAAATTCAGAATCGTCCTGGCGAATCCGCCGGGAATACCAGTTCGAAACCCTCGAAATCCCCAGGCGGCGGCATCGGAGAAGGAAATTTCGACGCGATTCGCGGAAGCCTAAGTCAGTTGAAAGGAACAATTGCAAATCCTTCATTACCGAAATGGAGACCTTCACCGAGTTCGAAGGTGATCGGTGGGACGAATCCTTTGCCAGAGTCGGTTTTCGGAAAGGAGGCGAGGGAAAGAATATCAAGGGAACTTGGTGGTTCGGCGAATTTGTTGAATTTGCCAGTTAGGTCATATATGCACAATGAATTGGGTGAGAAGTTGAAGAAATTGAGACCTCAGGTGAAAGGAAAAGAATGGTTTTCTATTGCTGAATTGAATGAGAGGTTAATGAAAGTGAGGGAAATGGATGAAATTGAAGCTAAGTCCAAATCTGATCTCGGATCGGTATTAAACTCGTGTTTGAGTAGTAGTCTAGCATATATTCAAAATCAAGAGGAGGACAACTCAAAGAAAGCTTCAA TGCAAAGAATTGATATGTTGTCCTTGATGGGTGGGACTCCAACGTACTTGACAAAGCCTCCTAAAGAACATCTTGTTGAAAAG TATTTTCATCCAGATAACATGTCCTCCGCTGAAAAGTTGAAAATTGAACTCACAAAGGTCAGAGATGAATTTAAAATGTCCGAGTCAGATTGTGGCTCTGCTCGTGTTCAAG TTGCGCAACTCACAACCAAGATTAAGCATTTATCATCAGTTCTACACAAGAAG GATGTGCATTCTCGAAAAGGCCTGATTGCAATGgttcaaaagaggaaaaaattgcTGAAATACCTCAGAAGAACCGACTGGGATTCATATTGTTTTGTTATCTCTAAGCTAGGTCTACGTGATAATCCAGAACATACTTATAAATCTAGGACCGGTAAATCGGGTGAAGTAGCCAATTAA
- the LOC101488736 gene encoding uncharacterized protein isoform X2, producing MALLLRLKTTRPKTTNTLTNPPSLHHLFSTSNTGGDGGDKPPSDSIPSFSFSDSFRDLKSSLKQKPTSKPVSSLLSSSNPQEHSLSGEIMKNIQGFRNRTAVPIPENQKKPISFQEIYSKIQNRPGESAGNTSSKPSKSPGGGIGEGNFDAIRGSLSQLKGTIANPSLPKWRPSPSSKVIGGTNPLPESVFGKEARERISRELGGSANLLNLPVRSYMHNELGEKLKKLRPQVKGKEWFSIAELNERLMKVREMDEIEAKSKSDLGSVLNSCLSSSLAYIQNQEEDNSKKASMQRIDMLSLMGGTPTYLTKPPKEHLVEKYFHPDNMSSAEKLKIELTKVRDEFKMSESDCGSARVQGTCHGINTNH from the exons ATGGCGCTTCTTCTCCGCCTGAAAACAACAAGACCAAAAACCACCAACACTCTCACTAATCCACCTTCTCTCCACCACCTCTTCTCCACCTCCAACACCGGCGGCGACGGCGGCGATAAACCTCCTTCCGATTCCATCCCgtccttttccttttctgaCTCTTTTAGAGATCTCAAAAGCTCCCTCAAACAAAAACCAACCTCGAAACCAGTCTCTTCTCTGTTATCTTCTTCAAATCCTCAAGAGCATTCTTTGAGCGGTGAAATCATGAAGAACATCCAGGGTTTCCGTAACCGAACAGCTGTTCCAATTCCCGAGAATCAGAAGAAGCCAATCTCGTTTCAGGAGATTTACAGCAAAATTCAGAATCGTCCTGGCGAATCCGCCGGGAATACCAGTTCGAAACCCTCGAAATCCCCAGGCGGCGGCATCGGAGAAGGAAATTTCGACGCGATTCGCGGAAGCCTAAGTCAGTTGAAAGGAACAATTGCAAATCCTTCATTACCGAAATGGAGACCTTCACCGAGTTCGAAGGTGATCGGTGGGACGAATCCTTTGCCAGAGTCGGTTTTCGGAAAGGAGGCGAGGGAAAGAATATCAAGGGAACTTGGTGGTTCGGCGAATTTGTTGAATTTGCCAGTTAGGTCATATATGCACAATGAATTGGGTGAGAAGTTGAAGAAATTGAGACCTCAGGTGAAAGGAAAAGAATGGTTTTCTATTGCTGAATTGAATGAGAGGTTAATGAAAGTGAGGGAAATGGATGAAATTGAAGCTAAGTCCAAATCTGATCTCGGATCGGTATTAAACTCGTGTTTGAGTAGTAGTCTAGCATATATTCAAAATCAAGAGGAGGACAACTCAAAGAAAGCTTCAA TGCAAAGAATTGATATGTTGTCCTTGATGGGTGGGACTCCAACGTACTTGACAAAGCCTCCTAAAGAACATCTTGTTGAAAAG TATTTTCATCCAGATAACATGTCCTCCGCTGAAAAGTTGAAAATTGAACTCACAAAGGTCAGAGATGAATTTAAAATGTCCGAGTCAGATTGTGGCTCTGCTCGTGTTCAAG GAACTTGTCATGGAATTAATACTAACCACTAA